TCCCACCAGAACTGGGTGCAACCCCAGGATGTGTTCCGGCATGAAGTCATGCCTCGTCAAGATGCCGACCACCGGCGACCTCTGCAATATTAATAGCCACGCAACATATTAATTAATTAGCCTCACCACCAAACTAATTAATAACCATTATAATATATAGTTAACTACTTACGTCGCAGGCCTTGGGCACGACAAGGAGGTGGCGCAGCCCGACTTCCCGGAACAGCACGAGCGCCTTCGCCAGTGACATGGTCTCCACCACCGTGTACGGCGACGTGTTGGTGAATGGGTGAAGGTCCACGTACATCTCCATCTCCTCCGACGAGAGCTGCACGTCGGCGATGGTGTCGCCGATGGTGTCCTGCTTCCCGGACCCTCGCTTGTCGAAGTCCTCCGGCAGGAACCTCGCCGCCACGtactctttcgggtaccgctcCGGCGCCGCCAGGAACTCCCTCTTCTTCAGCAGCACCAGGAGATGCGCGCGCAGCACCAGCCCGTACagaaccggcgccggcgcgaagGGCGGCTCGTCGACGACGGGGAACGCGTGGTGCCCCGTCGTGCGGAGCGTGTGCACGACGTTCCCGACCTTCTCCACGCCGCCGAGGCTCCGCAGCGGCCCGGCCACGACGTCGCCGACGGCGAGCTGCCGCATGTACGGCTCGGCGTGCCCGTCGAGGTGGGGCAGCCCCTTGAGCTGCAGGATGAGGTCGTAGATGCTGGAGTTGAAGGAGTCGGCGACCGTCTTGGAGATGAGGAGCACGAGCATGACCAGCGGCAGGAGGAGCAGGTTGTTGGTGAGCTCGAGGATTATGACGCACACGGACACCGTCATCCGGATTGTTCCCCCGAGGAAGGAGGCCGAGCCGAGGATGGCGACGAGGCCGTGGTCGAGGCCGGAGTGGCGGCCGAGCAGCATGGCGACGAGGCGCCCGTACGTGGCGCCGGTGAGGATGATGGGGACGAACAGCCCCGACGGCGCGACCACGCCGTAGCTGAGCACGCCGAGACCGTACGACGCCACGAAGAAGGTGACCATGGAGCCCGGGTGGTAGACGTCGCTGGTGCCGGTGGAGTAGAGGTTGCGGATGGCGTCGTCGTTGATGTTGAGGAAAAGGCTGGCCAGGTCGTTGTAGTGGCCGGGAGGGCAGTGGAACCGCCGGAAACGGTTCAGCGCGTGGCAGGTGCCGTCTGCTGGAGTCCCCTTCGTGGGGCACGGCCGGCATGGCGCGAGCCACGGCAGGCCGAAGATGCAGCACGACGTTAGCATAGAGACGGTGGCCGCCAACATTAGCTTGTGTGCTCCGCCTCTCCTGCAAATAAATTACATTATTAGTTAGAAAAACAGAGCTTAATTAGTTATAAAACatggaaaaagaagaagagatgtATAGGAACGCGAATTGGTGATGTGTAGAACATGCATACTCATTGATCATGTTGTAGACTCGTAGAACCTTCATCATGAGGAAGTTGTAGAGGGCCCCAAGGAGTGCGCCGGTGACgccgatgatgacgacgatgggGATGTCCTTGAGGTGGTAGGTCATAAGGTTGTCGAAAACCGTGCTCACGTCGTACATGATAAGCCCGCCCTGGCCAAAGACCCCGCATCTCCCGGACCCGCAAAGCTCGATGAATAGCCGCAGGacgaccgccaccaccgccgtcgtgAAGAAGGATCGCCAGATCAGCGCGCTCCGCCACCTGACAAATTAAAGGACATGGATTCTTCTTCAGTCCTGGCTCAAAGTGGTTGCCAGAACAACTAGATAGGATTAGAGTTCTTCGTTCTTTACCATGATGAGAGGGACTCGAGGGCGAAGAGCACACCGCCCACCGGCGCACGGAACGCGGCCGCGacaccagcgccggcgccgatgGTCACGAGGTCACGGCGGTCACGGTCATTCTTGAAGTAGCGTAGCCAGCGGCAGGTGAGGCCGTACTTGCGTGAGCCTCCCTGCCCGAAGATCGCAGCGATGCACGCCCCGGTGTGAACCATTGGTCCTGCTTTGCCAACATGCAAAGAGGACGATACGGCGGCAATGTTCCCTGCTATCTGCACACGACAGCATCACGGCAGTTTTTAAAAACAAATACTACATATTTGTTTCCATCGCCGCTGGTGTGGCCAGGCCAAGCCTTCCTTGACTACTGCCTGGTCAACTTCTACTCTCTAGCCCTTGCTGCCAGGTGTGAGTGCTCCACGCTGCTCTAGCTAACATGGCCCCGCTGTGGGTGTCCCCTACCAGGCTGCAGTCTACTCAAGTATGGACCAGCACCAAGTACCCCGGCAATGGATCCGCACCACCTTAAACTATTAGCGTGGTTTTCTCCCTAGGTCTACTCAAGTGGTGGAAGAGGTCTTGTTGATTTTCAGGCATGTCATTGCCGCCTTCATCCTCACCCTTGTAGACCTCCGTCATAGGTCGCCACACCTCACCTTCTTCTCCGACACTGCCGCTGTCAGGAATCCTTCAACTATTCAAATGCCGTGCTACCGGTTGTCTGCAGCCTCCACCATGTTTAGGTTGTGATTCTAGCCCACCTGCGACTTCCAACCCAAGCCTGGTTTCTGGAGCCTTGCACCACTCTGGTGACTACAGGAACCAAGATGGTTCGCCCAACCAGAGATTGAGCTGGTGCAGCCTGGAGCGCTGGGCCATGTTCCTTTAATGGACTCTTGTCCGGGCAGTGACACTACTGATGGTGACCCTGCGTCCACCATGAGGCATATGCAAGTTGTGATCCATCCTTAGTGCCACTTGCCAATCCTAGCCTGCAGCTAGTCCATGCAGACATTCCAAGTTGGTGGgggcagggggagggggaggaggggatATCCTCCTACTCACGGCGATGAAGCGATCTTCCCTACCCTCTCTCCCTCGGTTGACACTCCTCCCACTACGACGATTGCATGGCATGTCTTTTCTCCTTCCTTTGCCAACGCCGCTCATTCGCCCAACCTCGGCCCCCAACCGTCATCCACCACTGCCACCGCAATCCTCACCGTCGCTCCCTCACACACTAGACTAGGTCACGATGCTTTCACTTCCTGGCCCTTGATCACTGGTGCATCGCTGAAACCCTATCCACTGTCGCTGCTGCTGGTCCATTGGTTACTGCAAGAAAGAGTGCAAgaaatgccccccccccccccccccttccctAAGCGAGGTACTCTCCCTGCTTCTCCCCCATGTATCAGGTCCATAGCATTGCCTAGCAGCGGTGATGACCCTTTGTCCTCTTCCTCTAGGGCCTCTCTGGTGGGGAAGCGTTCCAACTCGGCACCTCCTCATCTTTTTGCTGGGTGCTGCATGAAGCTACCCTCGCGCCTATTGCGCTGGCATCCATGGAGGCGCCGATCGGCAAGGCCCTGCCGCCTTCCCATCTGGCCGATGCTACCATTGCTGGCATCGCGGTGCCACCCCGTGCAAGTGCAACTAGCATCGGTGATGCTTCGCCGCCACCTGCGACTGCGATTTTGCCCAATTTTGATGACCTGGAGATCCTGAACCACCCTGGTCATGTGGACTTCTACTTTACAAATATCCGCACAAGCTGCTTCCTAATGTGGGGTTGACCCGATGCCGACCAATGTGGGGTTCGTCATCTTGCATGCTTTGCTCCAGTAGGGCTGCATTCAAAGGGTCCACCTCGCCGCTTCCTAATGAGGTTTCATTCTCACCATCTTTGAGAATGAACAAGCAAGGGAGCAAGCATTCCTGGCGGCCCTCTTCCTTTGTCTTCAACACATATCTTCCTCAAGCGATATGAAGAGACTGGCAATCCCTTCTAGTTCAAGCATGAGGCTAACATCGCCATCTCCATCACCGATTACCCACCTGAGCATTGGGTTCGCTCGCGAATTGTGGCAACAGTTGGTCCTCTGGCTAGCCCACACTACCTAGACCCTATCAGTATCTCTGGTATGGTCTTCTCTGTGGTCCTCATCATTGTCAAAGCTAAGAATGTGGAAGACATTCCCCTTGAAGAGAACCTAAAGAACCATAATATCCTGGGCTTTGTCACCATGGTAGACATTTTGCATGTGGAGGACATTGGCATTGATGGTGAGAAGATGCCAATGAGGGTCCACCTAATCCTAGTCTTGAAGTTGATCTTCTCAGGGGCTCCGCTAGCAGATCTTTTGGCACTGcatctgaaagtgatcgggtgctctaacctaagagggggagggggtgaattaggtactAATAAAAAACTTGACATagggctccaactagtttgcacaaaacttaaactaattcaagctatctagatgtgcaactaggttgttctagtgtgaaactcctatcccaaaagagttatgcaccctatagccttttctaacaagaaactattctatgaaagtaaaggcacaaatgTTGGAAGTATTAAATGCGGAAggttaaagagcgggataggagatagcaaactcttgacgcgggtgtttatcccgtggttcggttagccacaaaggcacacctacatcctcattgttgtagcactcactaagagtattgctactcggccaccaagtttttcggtgaacacaatcacggtcaccttggctccgggttccactaaggagcttctccacaaaggatgggggtctccacgtcccccgcacaaagtgtcgtcgccgctccacaccaagtcggagggtcgatgacgttgccggcgagcttcaaagctccaagtgCCGGCGCAGCAAgcttttgttttggttcactagagaaccacagcacaaaggctcaaggccttgcaatcacactcactaagagctattctagcactcacactttacaagctagtgctaaaagctaaggatatgatcttgatgctcttgtatggcttggagatgttcttgggtgtgtgtgggatgtccagcaactccagcaatcttcaaatggccggggtgaggcgtatatataggccaccaagtcttgtagccgttgctccaacggtcagcagaaaatctgcgtatcatcggatgaaccgatgcttctggctggggtagcgtcggttcatctggtcactcataacccgaagtagccgttgaactcctgacagctgacgtcattacaccgatggtatgcaccgatgcttcaccggttcaaccggtgctgaaaacttggctcttgcgcgacttgcctcgtctctggaacacagtacgcccaatgcaccgatgcccctttttgaaccatcggttcatccggtgcctattagctgacttggcttcaatttccttctgcaccaaaataccatggcgtcggttcttccgacaatcatcggatgcaccgatgctcatgcgttggttcttccggtgctaccgaCCCCCGTCCgttaaccgggtagcggaacccccgtaggggcggcccttcgggcctaactTTGCCTATCTTCTTtttatcatcacttgaacctaaaagcctgagaatgatcatcttaacaatcatattagtccaagtgttgtgtgtgtcatcaatcggcaaaacaatatattgaaatatggcatgagaggccattttcgctacagcatCCCAATCTGGGCCCTAGCCATGGTGTGGTCCTATTTGGGCAAGCCGTCCTAGCTGATATCGTGCCTGTGCCAATTCCCAACCTGGAATTCAACTTGGGGCGCCACATCTGGTGATGTGATCGGTCCTTTTGTACCTAGGGTGGTGGAGTTTCCAATTCCACCCCTTGATGACATTCCAGTTCCCATGTCGATGGTCATGAACTGCGCGTATCTACTGCTCATCATACTCAGGAATGATCCTGATCTTAGGGTGTGTGCCTCCCCAATGCTCACAAGACTGCTTGTGTCGAGTACAGGCTATGGAAAGGCTTCTTGGTCATCAAGGTGGTTGACGAGGAGGGGAATGCGGCCCTCTTCCGCACCCCACTACAACCTTTCCACGACAACACCCCATGTCGCAAGGGCATGCTCGTCGTCAACCACTGCGCCGCTATAGTGGGATTCCACCATGAAGATGGATTCCACCATGAAGTGGCTCAGGTTAGTCCTTTTGAGCGCCGCACCACACATCTCGCGAAATATTGTTCTTCTGGAGTTTGCTGGTGTCCGAACACCCGGGAATGCTATGTACAGCCGCAAACTAAAATGGGAAGAGAAGTCCGTTGTCGCATTCAAAGCCTGCTTGCTTGCCTTCCTGAGTATAGCACCATAGCTGAGGCAAGCCTCGCCTCGGAACACATGCTACCCAGTGGCAGCAAGTCGATGGTGGACGGGTTACTGTCACGCTGACCTCAGGATTCCTACCAagcggctgcagcggcgtggtACGAGAGGGGGCCCGGGGTAGGGCAACAAAATGTGAGTCAAGGGAGGCGACCCAACTTTGGGAGCGCTAACATTACGCAACCATGAACTCTTTGACCTAGGCATCAAAAGCAAGCGGCAGGCAGGAAAGGTATGTTAACCCTCTAAACGAGTCCCTGACTCATCACGAAGCTTGGGACTAGACGACACATTGTGTCCACTCGTACAAACACAATGGAACCCGTTGGCGAGCAGGGTAGAGATTGCGAGGTGCAACAAAAGCTAGAGCCTCTCCCCCGCTCTCCGAGCCGCAAATAAAAAGGCATGAGGGCTACTGACGGGTACACGTACCACAGAAACCGCAAGGAAGGCTCTTTCCGGGCTGAGCCACATAGGCCAAGCAGCCCAACAAGAAAAGCCCCGTAGTCAGTGATGAAAGAAGCCAGGGCCCCTGGAGCCGACTGGGGTCCAACATCTCGACCGGTTGCCAGGCAAAGACActctaaggccgtgtttagttaaaaaatcaaaattccaaatttttttttccggcacctgcatggagacttaaatctagacgaaataaaaaacacattgcgactgctgtctgtaaatggtgag
The Panicum virgatum strain AP13 chromosome 6N, P.virgatum_v5, whole genome shotgun sequence genome window above contains:
- the LOC120679511 gene encoding putative chloride channel-like protein CLC-g, which codes for MAPPLEDHHMEEEAEEQRPPLTRALLHRSATTNTSQVAMVGSNQCPIESLDYEIIENDLFDQNWRTRSKVDKVRYVVLKWTFCFAIGILTGIVGFVINLAVENVSGFKHDAVSALMESASYWTAFWLFAGCNMVFLLFASSITAFVSPAAGGSGIPEVKAYLNGVDAPNIFSMRTLAVKIAGNIAAVSSSLHVGKAGPMVHTGACIAAIFGQGGSRKYGLTCRWLRYFKNDRDRRDLVTIGAGAGVAAAFRAPVGGVLFALESLSSWWRSALIWRSFFTTAVVAVVLRLFIELCGSGRCGVFGQGGLIMYDVSTVFDNLMTYHLKDIPIVVIIGVTGALLGALYNFLMMKVLRVYNMINERGGAHKLMLAATVSMLTSCCIFGLPWLAPCRPCPTKGTPADGTCHALNRFRRFHCPPGHYNDLASLFLNINDDAIRNLYSTGTSDVYHPGSMVTFFVASYGLGVLSYGVVAPSGLFVPIILTGATYGRLVAMLLGRHSGLDHGLVAILGSASFLGGTIRMTVSVCVIILELTNNLLLLPLVMLVLLISKTVADSFNSSIYDLILQLKGLPHLDGHAEPYMRQLAVGDVVAGPLRSLGGVEKVGNVVHTLRTTGHHAFPVVDEPPFAPAPVLYGLVLRAHLLVLLKKREFLAAPERYPKEYVAARFLPEDFDKRGSGKQDTIGDTIADVQLSSEEMEMYVDLHPFTNTSPYTVVETMSLAKALVLFREVGLRHLLVVPKACDRSPVVGILTRHDFMPEHILGLHPVLVGSRWKRLRWHKGAAAKYFRSLLEWIANSG